From the bacterium genome, the window TCACCGTGTTGGCGGCGGCATGCACATGACCGCGCATGCGCCACAGGAGATAGCCGCCGGTGGCGATGCCGGGGATGACCAGCAGGCCCGTGCCGCGCATGCCGAGGGCGCCAAAGGCGAGGATGCCGATCAGCGGGCCGACGGCCACACCAACCGTCCCGGCCGTGACGTACACGGACATGCCGAAGCTGCGCCGCCAAGCCGGCAGGAGGTCGCGGACGTCGAGCGCGCCGAGCGGGTGAAAGGCGCCGGACCCCAGACCCGAGGCCATCGCCAGAGCGACCAGAAGAGGGAAGCTCGTGACGAATCCGACGGTCGCGAATGTGAGCGCGGTCCAGATCAGCGCGAGCCCGGTCAGGCGAGTCCCGAAGCGATCGGCAAGCACGCCGAAAAGCGGCTGGGAGATCGCGGCCATCCCGCTGTAGGCGAGGCTGACCAGCCCGACGGTCGCGAGGCTCAGATTGAACCTCCCGATCAGCACCGGGTAGAGCACGGGGATGACGCCCACGTAGGTGTCCACCGTCAGGTGGCCGAGCATCAATGTCAGCAGCCTGCCGTGACGCAGAAAGTCCCTCACCGCGCGCCCCCCATCTCCCTGCTAAGGGTAGTGGCGCGCCCGGCGAGGCTTCGACTGTTCGGGAGCGGAGGCGAAGGCGAAGGGCCGGCGTGTCTGCGTACCGCCGTCAGGCGAGGACCTCGCGCCTGGCCGACAGGCGCTCGATCTCCTCGGCACGGTCGCGGTCGAAGCCTTCGTCCAGGCCGAGCCTCAGGAGGCGCGCGATCTGGAGCGCGGAATGCAGCCGCGGGACGTAAACGAAATCCGCACCAGCCTCGTAGAACTGCAGGGCCTGCGGTATGTGCTCGGTCGTGAGCATGACCCGCGCCTTCGGACAGTTGGCGCGAATGTTGCGCAGCAACCTCAAGTTGCTGGTGCCGCGGAGGATGTCGTCGGTGATGCTCGAGACGACCAGCCGCGCCTCTTCGATGCCGGCGTGGCGCAGGGTGTCGGCGTGGGCCACATCGCCATAGATGCAGCTGATTCCACGCTGGCGAAGCTCACGCATCACCTTCGGATTGAAGTCGACGACCAGGACCTTGCTGAGGAATTCAGCGGCCGCGCCCGGCTCGCCGTCGTGCTCGAACTCGTGCAGGATCGAGCTTGCATCGCGGAAGAAGCCGAGGAATACGACCGTCTCGTGCCGTGCCTCGCTCTTTTCGGGGGCGGTGGCGGCCGCGTCGAGGTCCTTGACGCGCAGCAGCTTCAACAAGCGGCTCACCGTCCTCTGCACGGTGTGGCTCGCATTGATCATGTAGGTCGAGGCGACGGAGGTGATGGCGAACGTGATGATCACGATGGTCACCACATCGGGGCCGATCTGGTGCCGGGCGAGGCCCAGCGATGCGATCACGATCGAGAACTCACTGACCTGGGCGAGGTTGATCGCCGGGAGCAGGCTCGTCCTGTGACCGAGGCGCAGGGCGTAGAGGATGGGGACGACCGCAAGGCGGCTGACGATCACGAAGCCGGAGGCGGCCAGGGCGATGGCCACGACCTCCAGGCTCGGCACCGTGATCTGCATGCCCAGCGCGACGAAGAACAGCGTGACGAAGAAGTCCCTGATGCTGACGGCCTTGGCCATGACATCGAGGTTGTAGGGGAACGTCGAGAGGCTGATGCCGGCGATCAGAGCGCCCATCTCACGCGACAGGCCGATGAAGCTCGCGACGCCGGCGAGGAAGAAGCACCACGCCAGGGCGCTGACGAGCACCAGCTCCGGCGCTTTCGCGACCGCGCGGAAGAGGTGCGGCAGCACGTATTTCGAGAGGGCCAATCCCCCGACGACGAGCAGGGCGCCTTTCCACAACGAGAACGCCAGCGGCAGCAGGTTGGGGTTCTCGATGTTCGGCTGCACGGCGATCATGGCGACCGCCCACAGGTCCTGGATGACGAGGACCCCCAGGGTGATCCGGCCGGGCAGCGTGTCCAGCTCGAACTTGTCGTACAGCAGCTTGACCACGACCAGCGTGCTGGACAGGCTCATGCACGCCGCCAGGTACAGCAGGGCATAGTTCCCCTGCGTGACGCGCTCGCCGAGAACGGCGAAGAAACCCAGCCCCAGCGCGATGCAGATCGGGACCTGCAGGGCGCCCGTCAGCAGGACGGCCGGACCGGCGGAGGCGAGCTTCTTGAGGTCGATCTCCAGGCCGATGATGAAGAGCAGCAAGATCAGTCCGATCTCGGCCACGGTGGCGATGCTGGCCTGGTTGGTGACGAAGTTCAGGCCGACCGGGCCGATGACCACTCCCGTCAGGAGATAGGCGAGGATCAGCGGCTGGCGCAGCCGCCAGCCGACGAGGGCCAGCAGCGCGGCAGCGCCGACGCAGATCCCGATGCTCGACAGCAGGTCGGTCGGCGCTGTCAACGTCTTGGCGAGGCCGCGCCGGACTGGGTCAACCCGTGGGCGACGGCTCGGCCGATTCCGCCGCCGCCGACGACAACCGCCACCCTTCGCGTAAAGGCGCCGCACGGGGGTTGCTCGATAGCGGCGCTCATGGTGGACACCGGCCGCATTCTATTCATCGGGACCGCCGGCTGAGGCGGCGAGGGTTCAGCTGCCGGGGGCTGCGATGGACGGCCGCCCGCCGGATGTGACCTCGAGGTCCGCCCACATCCCGCTCGCTTCACTGCCGCCGACCAGCGACGCGATGCGGTAGCTGCCCCTGGAGGGCTCGAACACGAAGCTCGCCGACTGTCCGGGATCAAGGCCCCGCGTGGGATCGGGCGTCGACCAGGACGGCTGGAGCGGTTTGAGGTCGTGCTCGCCGGCGACGACCGCGCAGGAGTTGGGAACGGTGCCGCGATTCTCGCACTGGACGGTGAGCTGCCAGCCGGCCGGGATGGTGATCACCAGGCCGCCATAGCTGTAGCCGTTGTAGTTGAACTGCGAGTCGGTGGCCGGGTGGCCCGCGATCAGCGTGACGATGGCCGTGCGCGCCGCCGGGTCGGACTGAAAGTACTTGGCCGGGTCGGGCGGGGTGCCCGGACCGGTTCCCAACACCGGGTCGCAGGCGGCGATGCCTAGGAGGATGGCTCCGAGCGCCACGATGCATGCCGCGCGGCGCCGGATATGATCCCGGGAGATGCCACCTGGCGGCGACCCGACGTCCGAACGGCGCCCACCTCGGTTGGTGACCTGGTGGGAAAGCCTGGAGACGTGGCTGCAGCTCTCAATCTCGTTCCCGGTCTTTGCCGTGCTCACATTCCTCATCAACGTCGGACCCTTCAACCAACCGATTCTCCGCTCGATCCTCTACGGGCTCTTCGAGGGAGCCGTGCTCAGCGGATTGATGGCGGTCGCCACGGCGACCGAGCGCGCCCGCCGTAAGTAGATTGCGCTCGATCCGAGTCTGGCTGCAGGCCCCGATCGCGCTCGTCCCGGCGGTGGTGGCGCTGGGCGCGAGCTGCGCCTTCGGGACGCCGGCGACTTTCAGCCTGAGCAATGTCTCGGTTGACTCCACCTACGCCTGCCCGCCCGGGGCGAACAACGCCGCCTACGACCTTCACGCCACGATCGATGCCCACAACGGAACGTCCAACCTGGTGACGATCGAGTCGGTGGGCGCGGTCATGATCCTGGCCGCGGTCAAGGGCGCATGGCTAGAGCACGTCGGAGACAGGTACGACGCCGGCCGTGTCGCGTTCACGCCGAGCACGGTCGGCGCCGGCACGGACGGCCAACTGAAAGTGACGGTGCCGAGCGCGTGCACCAACCAGGCGCGGGCCACGCGGGCGTCCGATTACGGCGAATACTCCGTCGAGTTCACCGTGACGACGTCCGCCGGCAAGTTCATGGTCCAGAGCCGGAACCGCCACCGCATCGCCGCCGCCTGAGCCCCAGCCGTCATCGAGGCGGGTCCTGCAGCCAGGCCTGTCGATTTCAGGCCAGGTTTCCGTACAGCTGAGGTTGCTGCGTCGGCGCCGTCGAGCCGTCCGGACCCGCCTCGCTGGTGATCGCCATCTCCGTGTAGCCCGCGAGCGCGCGATTGACCACGACCACCTTCGCGCCATTGGCGTCAGGCACGAACACGGCCGCGGCCTCCGCTCGTCCGCCCGCCGCGATCAGCCACACCTCATAGACGCGGCCGGCGGGCAGCGCGGGCAGGCCGCTGAAATCGACCAGCGCGATCCCGTCGCTCTTCAGGTCGATGACCGTGGCCCTGGCGCCCGCCAGCCCCTGGTGTCCGACCAGGGTGAAGCGCGCCACCTGGTTGGCGGCCGGCGGGGGCGAGCCGCGGCCGGCCAGCTCGCCCCCGACCAGGCCGGCCAGGAGCGCGATCAGAACCGCGGCCGCGGCCGCATACGCCGGCACCCGATCGCGGATGCGCATCTCCAACGGCCGCGACGGCCGCGACACCGGCCGGACCTTGCTCCACGTTCGGCTCGGTGCGGTGGTCGCCCCACGCGAAGCCGCCGCGGCGGCCAGCACCCGCTCGCGCAGGCGGTCCGGCGGAGCGACCTCCTCGACGACCAGCGGCAGAGCGCCCACCGTCCGCCGCAGGCGGCCGGCGGTCTCGCGGCAGCTCGAGCACCCCTCGAGGTGAATCCGCACGTCCTCGGCGTCCGGCTGTTCGAGGGCGCCGAGCACCCACGCCGCGACCGAGCTTTCGAGCGCTTCGTGTTCAGACATCGACCAGGCCCCTACCCTTCAGGTACGAGCTCAGCTTCTCGAGCCCCAGTCGCATGCGGCCCTTGACCGTGCCGAGCGGCACCCGCGTCATCTCCGCGATCTCGCGCTGGGAGTAACCGCCGAAGTACGCCAGCTCGACCGCCTGCCGCTGCTCGGACGGAAGGTTGGCGAGCGCCTCACGAACGGCGCTGCGCTCGAGCGCCAGGGAAACCTCACGCCATGGGTCCGAGCGCGCACCCGCGGCGGCCATGGCCGGCTGCAGCTCCAGCTCCCGGCGCTCGTGCGCGCCGCGCCCGCGCAGGTAGTCGATCGAGCGGTTTCGCACCGCGGTGAGCAGCCATGCGCGCAGGGAGCCACGTTGAGGGTCGAAGCTCCCGGCACCGTTCCAGACGTTCAAGAACGCCTCTTGCACCGCATCCTCGGCCCGGCCCGGGTCGCCAAGGATCCGCATCGCGATCCCATAGGCGAGGCGCGAATACCGGTCGTACAGGGCCGCCAGCGCGTCCTGGCTCCCCGCCGCCAGTGCGGTGATGAGCTCGTGGTCAGCCACTCCATCGGCGGGCCCGGTTCCCATCTACCCGGTGCGTCGAGGGGGCGCCGCCATGCGATCACCCGCCCTGGAGGACATGGGAAGCACCCTGCGGGTCTAAAAGCTCCTCCTCGCCCTGCTCGTCGTCGAAGAGGTACATCGCCAGCGCGTCGACCTCCTCCTGCGTCTTCACACCCTTGCCGACGGGGACCCACGCGCGCTCGAGCACCCAGCGATCGACCCGTTGGGCTTTCTCGTTGCCGGTGAGCCACTCCTTGGCCGAGTTGTAGTAAAAAGCGTAATGACGGCGTTCGTCTTTGATGATCCGGCCAGCAGGTCCTTCAACACCGGGTGGCCGGACTTGCGGGTCAGGGCTGCATACCGGGTGTCCAGCTTCCTGGACTCCTCCTTGTAGAACTGGAGGCTGAAGCTCATCTCTCCCTCCTTCTTCCCGCCGCGGTTGCGGTCTTCAGCTCATACGGAAGGCCCGGCGCACCGGATCATTCTGCCCCCCGATCCCGGCAGGTTCACAGCCTCCTCACGCGCCCCGCTGAGGCTTGGGCGGCAGCGTCGTGGCCACGCTCGAGACGGGCGAATCCAATCGCGGAGGAGACGAGATGAACGGTGCACGGAGGCCGGAAGCGGCCGGGCTCGATGTTGGTGAGAGGGGTCGCCGGCGCCTGCCGCGCTGCCCCCGCCGCGGGCTCATCCGAAAAGCTGCCTCGCCACGAACAGCACGTTCGCGGGTCGCTCCGCGAGCCTGCGCAGGTACCACGCATACCAGGTCTCGCCGTACGCGATGAGGTCTTTGACCGTGTAGCCCTCAGAACCCAGCCGCAAGAGCTCGCTGGTGCGGATGCCATAGAGCATGTTGACCTCGATCTGGGCGCGCTCGAGGCCGAGGGCGTCGCCGAACCGCGTCACTCGGCCGACCAGCTCCACGTCGTGCGTGCCGAGCACGAGTCGCAACCGGTCGTGCTTGACCTCCGGCAGCATGAGCGAGCAGAGGGCCAGGTAGTTGGCGTCGACGTCGCGCTTGGCCGCAAACGCCCGGTCGGGCGGCTCGGCATATGCCCCCTTGACGAGCCTGATCGCCGGCTTCAGCGGTAGCAGCCTCGCCACGTCCGCCGCGGTGCGGTACAGGTAGGCCTGCAGGCAGATGCCGGTTCGGGGATGGTCGCGGCGCAGGCGGGCGTAGAGATCGACGGTCGGGCCGGTGTAGGCGCTCCCCTCCATGTCGATCCACAGGAAGCTCTTCGCCCTCTCGGCCGCTCTCGCCAACCGCTGCAGGTTGGCGAGGGCCGCGGCGGCGTCGATGTCCAGGCCCAGCTGGGTCGGCTTGACGGAGATCTCGGCCGCGACGCCGGCGGAGGCGGCGAGGACGGTCTCGTAGTGCTCGACCACCGCCGCCGCCTCCTCCAGGCCGCGCACGTTCTCACCCAGACGGGTGAAGAGCGAGCCGATCCCCAGGGCCTTGAACTCGATCGCCGCCCGCAACGCGCTGTCGAAACCCTCACCGGGCATGAAGCGCCTGACCGCTCGGCGCGCGAATCCCCAGCGAGGGACGTGCGACGACAGCCATGGGTTCTGGGCGCACCACAAGAGAAAGCGCCTCATCGACCGGGACGGCTACTCGCCGGCTGCTTTGATGCGGACCGGTCGCTCACCTGCCGCCACCATCCCGTGAAGGTCGGCGGCGGCAACGTGACAGGCGGCGGTGTGCTCCGGGCGCAGCAGCCGCAGTTGTGGCGTGACGAGACGGCACTCTTCGATGGCGTAGGGGCAACGCGATCGGAAACGGCATCCTTCACCTGGGTCCACCACGCGCGGTGGCTCCGCGACGTCCGACGACGCCGGCAATGATATGGGGGCGCGCGGATCGGGGACCGCCGAGAGCAGCAGCTGCGTGTAGGGATGCTTGGGGTGGGCGAGCACGTCCTCGACCGGGCCGCTCTCGGCGATCTGGCCCGCGTACATGACGATGAGGCGATCGGCCACGTACCTCGCGCTGGCGATGTCGTGGGTGATGTAGAGGAACGAGATGCCCTCCGTCCGCCGGAGCGAGGACATCAGGTTGAGCACCCCGATGCGCACGGAAACGTCGAGCATCGAGACGGGCTCGTCGGCGAGGATCAGCTCGGGACGGCAGGCCAACGCCTGCGCGAAGCCGACCCGCTGGCGCTGCCCGCCGCTCAGCTCGTAGGGGTACTTGCTCAGGAACTCCGAGCCGGGCGCGAGACCGACCGATTCGAACAGGCGCGCGGCCACCTCCTCTCGAGCGGCCTTCCCCAGGTCAGGACGGTGCAGCAGCAGAGCACGCATCAGCCCGTGCGACACGCGGTACACGGGACTCAGTGACCCGTACGGGTCCTGAAACACCATCGGGACGCGCCCGCGGTAGGCGAGGACCTCCGAGCGCGAGCGCAGCTCGCTCAGGCGGCGGCCGTGGAAGTAGACGTCGCCTCGCGTCGGCCTGTAGACGCGAGCCAGGAG encodes:
- a CDS encoding proline dehydrogenase, with protein sequence MRRFLLWCAQNPWLSSHVPRWGFARRAVRRFMPGEGFDSALRAAIEFKALGIGSLFTRLGENVRGLEEAAAVVEHYETVLAASAGVAAEISVKPTQLGLDIDAAAALANLQRLARAAERAKSFLWIDMEGSAYTGPTVDLYARLRRDHPRTGICLQAYLYRTAADVARLLPLKPAIRLVKGAYAEPPDRAFAAKRDVDANYLALCSLMLPEVKHDRLRLVLGTHDVELVGRVTRFGDALGLERAQIEVNMLYGIRTSELLRLGSEGYTVKDLIAYGETWYAWYLRRLAERPANVLFVARQLFG
- a CDS encoding sigma-70 family RNA polymerase sigma factor — protein: MGTGPADGVADHELITALAAGSQDALAALYDRYSRLAYGIAMRILGDPGRAEDAVQEAFLNVWNGAGSFDPQRGSLRAWLLTAVRNRSIDYLRGRGAHERRELELQPAMAAAGARSDPWREVSLALERSAVREALANLPSEQRQAVELAYFGGYSQREIAEMTRVPLGTVKGRMRLGLEKLSSYLKGRGLVDV
- a CDS encoding ABC transporter ATP-binding protein, which translates into the protein MTPDTPLLETAGLTKHFRLGGMFSRRFLHGVDDINLTVGANEIVALVGESGSGKSTVARLLARVYRPTRGDVYFHGRRLSELRSRSEVLAYRGRVPMVFQDPYGSLSPVYRVSHGLMRALLLHRPDLGKAAREEVAARLFESVGLAPGSEFLSKYPYELSGGQRQRVGFAQALACRPELILADEPVSMLDVSVRIGVLNLMSSLRRTEGISFLYITHDIASARYVADRLIVMYAGQIAESGPVEDVLAHPKHPYTQLLLSAVPDPRAPISLPASSDVAEPPRVVDPGEGCRFRSRCPYAIEECRLVTPQLRLLRPEHTAACHVAAADLHGMVAAGERPVRIKAAGE
- a CDS encoding sodium:proton exchanger; protein product: MTAPTDLLSSIGICVGAAALLALVGWRLRQPLILAYLLTGVVIGPVGLNFVTNQASIATVAEIGLILLLFIIGLEIDLKKLASAGPAVLLTGALQVPICIALGLGFFAVLGERVTQGNYALLYLAACMSLSSTLVVVKLLYDKFELDTLPGRITLGVLVIQDLWAVAMIAVQPNIENPNLLPLAFSLWKGALLVVGGLALSKYVLPHLFRAVAKAPELVLVSALAWCFFLAGVASFIGLSREMGALIAGISLSTFPYNLDVMAKAVSIRDFFVTLFFVALGMQITVPSLEVVAIALAASGFVIVSRLAVVPILYALRLGHRTSLLPAINLAQVSEFSIVIASLGLARHQIGPDVVTIVIITFAITSVASTYMINASHTVQRTVSRLLKLLRVKDLDAAATAPEKSEARHETVVFLGFFRDASSILHEFEHDGEPGAAAEFLSKVLVVDFNPKVMRELRQRGISCIYGDVAHADTLRHAGIEEARLVVSSITDDILRGTSNLRLLRNIRANCPKARVMLTTEHIPQALQFYEAGADFVYVPRLHSALQIARLLRLGLDEGFDRDRAEEIERLSARREVLA